In Cryptococcus neoformans var. neoformans B-3501A chromosome 3, whole genome shotgun sequence, the DNA window ACGtatctcttcttgacaTCAGTAGATTCGCATTGACATATGTTTAGAGCCAACCTCGGTCGCTCGTATTTTACGAATAGACAAGATAGATATATCCATTTCCGATCCAATCCCAGCCTGTTATCTTATCTCTCATCATTAACTCGACTTTTCACACAATACTCTTATCTTCTGCATCattcaccaccacctcaCATCCCCCCCTACAATACCGTCCCGCTCCCTTCACCAGAGAATCCGGACAATTCGAAACTCCCTAGCTCTTCAGTTTCAATCCGCCCGCGTGCCTCTCTCATATggccctcttcttccatcaatcCCCGCAAGTTCTCCCTTCACGCTCTAGCCACGTTGTCAGCCTTTCAAAACTCTTGGCGTGCCTCCAATTCTGCCAGGTCGCGTCGAGTAGATGTTGATACTTGGTTTTGGCCTGTCCTTCAAGCTGGAGTGTTGGGtatcaaagaagaggagagggcCATGGCAGAAGTTTGGAAGGCTGTAAGGGAAAGTCACGAGGGAGAGCAGAACGAATCCAGAAAGGTAGAAGTAGATTTGACAAGTGGATATTTTGGTCTGTACAAGAAGTACAAGCAATTGGTGGTGGAATCACCGGCATCCGTTAAGATCATTGCAGCGTCACCAAAGGTAGAGCGATATTATCTGTCACAAGTATGTCTAAGTGTGCTGATGATATATACAAGGCGAACGGATTTTACGGATCCAAAGGATTCTCCAGGCTCATCCCAGAAGGCTACACTTTGCTGGAAACCAGGTTTCATCGAGATACTGTCAGGGCTGGTAGAACTTGGAACGTTGAGAAGGGCACCGGCGTGAGATTAAAAgagtgggagagagaaggatggacaTATCATTCAAAAGGTCTGTAGCAGCATTGTCGTAACTTTTTTTGGTCACTTCATTGACCTTGTATTCAGGGCTTTGGGTTTCACCGCCCGACTCAAAACCATTCCTCACATTTGTCGGCTCGTCGAATCTTTCCACACGATCACTCACACTCGACACTGAGCTGTccatggtgatgatgacttCTTCCCCTACTTTGCGGCGGGCTCTTGATACCGAGCTGAAGCACTTGGACGAGTATGCGACGCAGGTAGGGGAAGAGACTTGGAAGCTGGAGGAGCGGCAGGTCAGTTGGTTGGCTTGGCTTTTGGTGGCACTTGGAGTCGAGGGGATGTTATAaagctttttttttctttgctgCGAATGCACCACCCTATTTATCTCTTTTTTACGTCTCTTTTTAACTCGACTTCTTGTTTTTCCTGTTCCCCTGTTGTCCACtattctttttctcttttccatcgATAATATCACGCACATAACCACCGCGCGGTCCTCCGATCAAGAGACTTGCGGTGCCACTCAGTATCGATATGACGGAGGTTGTCGGGATATGACGTAATTTGCCATCGCCCCAAGCAGCGA includes these proteins:
- a CDS encoding hypothetical protein (HMMPfam hit to PLDc, Phospholipase D. Active site motif, score: 38.8, E(): 1.6e-08); protein product: MHRPARGALRISTRLATRPPLPALIHSRPYSLSATEPPPNLQPHQYPAFERLSTALSLKQPCFGARGDEVELLTGPEVFYSRLLDMIKGAKRRILISSLYIGAEEGELVEAIQAALTNNPQLRVVFILDYHRATRLATSTNLPPSTAHLLLPLVERFSDRCEVWLFRSPKLKGLMEKIVPARYDEGWGTWHGKWYGADDEVIISGANLGRSYFTNRQDRYIHFRSNPSLLSYLSSLTRLFTQYSYLLHHSPPPHIPPYNTVPLPSPENPDNSKLPSSSVSIRPRASLIWPSSSINPRKFSLHALATLSAFQNSWRASNSARSRRVDVDTWFWPVLQAGVLGIKEEERAMAEVWKAVRESHEGEQNESRKVEVDLTSGYFGLYKKYKQLVVESPASVKIIAASPKANGFYGSKGFSRLIPEGYTLLETRFHRDTVRAGRTWNVEKGTGVRLKEWEREGWTYHSKGLWVSPPDSKPFLTFVGSSNLSTRSLTLDTELSMVMMTSSPTLRRALDTELKHLDEYATQVGEETWKLEERQVSWLAWLLVALGVEGML